A single region of the Aurantiacibacter sp. MUD11 genome encodes:
- a CDS encoding alpha/beta hydrolase: MPSKSISGKLLAAALALVAVPATAQNITAPDAVIPEGITVEEVFVHGASLEGNLEENSATRSVMVVLPPSYASSPERHYPVVYYLHGFAISGRDFYDYMQVPTAVADNAAEGREFIVVVPDTLTAMGGSMYSNSVTVGNFRDFIATDLVAYVDSHYRTIPTREGRGLAGHSMGGYGTWVVGMTHPEVFNAIWAQSACCVSPRNETPESAAAMAAVPREGVDDSGFGMRAGLASATAWAPDPTNPPFYVQWPLAEDGSVDRLVLAQWAANSPLAMVAGHVEALESFAAIGSDVGTEDGLIRDDTLISQQLERFGIEHIFETYDGNHVNRIGERFSSVVLPFFAEHLASETE; the protein is encoded by the coding sequence ATGCCCAGTAAGTCGATCTCCGGCAAGCTGCTCGCCGCCGCGCTGGCGCTGGTTGCAGTGCCTGCCACGGCGCAGAACATCACCGCGCCCGATGCCGTCATTCCCGAGGGCATCACGGTCGAGGAAGTGTTCGTCCACGGGGCTAGCCTAGAAGGCAACCTCGAGGAAAACAGCGCGACCCGCAGCGTGATGGTGGTGCTGCCGCCAAGCTACGCCAGCAGCCCGGAGCGGCATTACCCGGTGGTGTACTACCTGCACGGCTTCGCCATCTCGGGCCGCGACTTCTACGACTACATGCAGGTGCCGACGGCTGTGGCGGACAATGCCGCCGAAGGCCGCGAGTTCATCGTGGTGGTGCCCGATACGCTAACCGCCATGGGTGGCTCGATGTATTCGAACTCCGTCACCGTCGGCAATTTCCGCGACTTCATCGCCACCGACCTCGTCGCCTATGTTGACAGCCATTACCGCACCATCCCGACCCGCGAGGGACGCGGCCTTGCCGGCCACTCGATGGGCGGATACGGCACCTGGGTGGTGGGCATGACGCATCCAGAGGTGTTCAACGCCATCTGGGCGCAGAGTGCCTGCTGCGTCAGCCCGCGCAATGAAACGCCCGAAAGCGCTGCCGCCATGGCTGCCGTGCCGCGCGAGGGTGTCGACGATTCCGGCTTCGGCATGCGCGCGGGGCTGGCCAGCGCCACTGCCTGGGCACCGGACCCGACCAACCCGCCGTTCTACGTCCAGTGGCCACTGGCCGAGGATGGCAGCGTCGACCGGTTGGTGCTTGCGCAATGGGCCGCCAATTCGCCGCTGGCGATGGTCGCGGGCCATGTCGAGGCGCTGGAAAGCTTCGCAGCCATCGGCTCCGACGTCGGCACCGAGGACGGGCTGATCCGCGACGACACGCTGATCAGCCAGCAGCTCGAGCGCTTCGGGATCGAGCACATTTTCGAAACCTACGACGGCAACCACGTGAACCGCATCGGCGAGCGGTTCAGCAGCGTGGTATTGCCCTTCTTTGCCGAGCACCTTGCCAGCGAGACCGAATGA
- a CDS encoding alpha/beta hydrolase, giving the protein MLKTVTAAFGVAAAALLVAAPVAAQESARVTETTFEAPSLAGNLEGNSTARSVVVVTPPGYDENPDKRYPVVYYLHGYWMPVDVQQAGFRLDEAVQAASEAGHDFIMVMPDGFSKLRGGFYSSGPTVGDYESMVANDLVNWVDANYRTIADPASRGLAGHSMGGYGTIRIAMHRPGIFSSIYMMSACCLEPMTLSAEDAARIDGMSPEDVAAADFGGLAQVSTLAAWSPDPRDEGFLKADSGLREDGSLDPLVNYRLAANSPIVLLPQYLPELHALEGFAMDIGDQDFLLEPNRQWREQLDHFGIEYDFELYEGDHGNRIRERIRTHVLPFFAEHLDAQ; this is encoded by the coding sequence ATGCTGAAGACCGTGACCGCCGCTTTCGGCGTTGCAGCCGCCGCGCTGCTTGTTGCCGCACCTGTCGCCGCGCAGGAAAGTGCCCGCGTAACCGAGACTACCTTTGAAGCCCCGTCGCTGGCGGGTAACCTGGAAGGCAATTCGACGGCTCGCTCCGTCGTCGTCGTTACCCCTCCCGGCTATGACGAGAACCCGGACAAGCGCTATCCGGTGGTCTATTACCTGCACGGCTACTGGATGCCGGTGGATGTGCAGCAGGCCGGTTTCCGGCTAGACGAGGCGGTGCAGGCCGCCAGCGAGGCGGGCCACGATTTCATCATGGTGATGCCCGACGGCTTCTCGAAGCTGCGCGGCGGATTCTATTCCTCGGGTCCGACCGTGGGTGATTACGAAAGCATGGTGGCGAACGACTTGGTGAACTGGGTGGATGCCAACTACCGCACCATCGCCGATCCTGCCTCGCGCGGACTCGCCGGACACTCGATGGGCGGTTACGGCACGATCCGCATCGCCATGCACCGGCCGGGCATTTTCTCCTCCATCTACATGATGAGCGCCTGCTGCCTCGAACCGATGACTTTGTCGGCCGAGGACGCGGCCCGCATCGACGGCATGAGCCCGGAAGACGTTGCCGCTGCAGATTTCGGCGGGCTGGCGCAGGTTTCCACGCTGGCTGCATGGTCACCCGATCCGCGAGATGAGGGCTTCCTGAAGGCCGATTCCGGCCTGCGAGAAGACGGCTCGCTAGATCCGTTGGTGAACTATCGCCTTGCTGCCAATTCGCCCATCGTGCTGCTGCCGCAGTACCTTCCGGAACTGCACGCGCTGGAGGGCTTCGCGATGGATATCGGCGACCAGGACTTCCTGCTGGAACCCAACCGCCAATGGCGCGAACAGCTCGATCATTTCGGCATCGAATACGATTTCGAACTCTATGAAGGCGACCACGGCAACCGCATCCGCGAACGCATTCGCACCCATGTGCTGCCCTTCTTCGCGGAGCATCTCGATGCCCAGTAA
- a CDS encoding acyl-CoA dehydrogenase family protein — MRATPDFDFGLTEEAQMIRESVARFADERIAPLAAKADREDWFPVELWPEMGELGLHGMTVSEADGGTGLGYLEHTIAVEEVSRASAAIGLSYGAHSNLCVNQIARWGNAEQKAKYLPGLISGDHVGALAMSEPGAGSDVVSMKLKADAVQGGFLLNGTKFWITNGHVAETLVVYAKTDQGAGSKGITAFLIEKDMVGFKPGQKIEKMGMRGSITSELVFEDCHVPEENVLGKVGEGVKVLMSGLDYERVVLSGVQLGIMQACLDTVIPYVRERTQFGKPIGSFQLLQAKVADMYVALQSARAYAYAVARACDNGQTTRFDAAGAILLASENAFRAAGEAVQALGGAGYTTDWPVERYLRDAKLLDIGAGTNEIRRMLIGRELIGA; from the coding sequence ATGCGCGCCACGCCCGATTTCGACTTCGGCCTGACCGAAGAAGCCCAGATGATCCGCGAGAGCGTCGCGCGATTCGCCGACGAGCGGATTGCCCCGCTTGCCGCCAAGGCCGATCGCGAGGACTGGTTCCCGGTCGAACTGTGGCCGGAAATGGGCGAACTGGGCTTGCACGGCATGACCGTGAGCGAGGCGGACGGCGGCACCGGACTGGGCTACCTGGAACATACCATCGCGGTGGAAGAAGTGAGCCGCGCCAGCGCCGCCATCGGCCTGTCCTACGGCGCGCATTCCAACCTCTGCGTCAACCAGATCGCCCGCTGGGGCAACGCTGAGCAGAAGGCCAAGTACCTGCCGGGCCTGATCAGCGGCGACCATGTCGGCGCGCTCGCCATGAGCGAACCCGGTGCCGGATCGGACGTGGTCTCGATGAAGCTGAAGGCCGATGCGGTGCAGGGCGGCTTCCTGCTCAATGGCACCAAGTTCTGGATCACCAACGGCCATGTCGCGGAAACGCTGGTGGTCTATGCCAAGACCGACCAGGGCGCGGGCAGCAAGGGCATCACCGCCTTCCTCATCGAGAAGGACATGGTGGGCTTCAAGCCGGGCCAGAAGATCGAGAAGATGGGCATGCGCGGCTCGATCACCAGCGAACTGGTGTTCGAGGACTGCCACGTTCCCGAAGAGAACGTGCTCGGCAAGGTAGGCGAGGGCGTGAAGGTGCTGATGAGCGGGCTCGACTACGAGCGCGTGGTGCTGTCCGGCGTACAGCTGGGCATCATGCAGGCCTGTCTCGACACGGTGATCCCCTACGTCCGCGAACGCACCCAGTTCGGCAAGCCGATCGGCAGCTTCCAGCTGCTGCAGGCCAAGGTCGCGGACATGTACGTCGCGCTGCAATCGGCGCGTGCCTACGCCTATGCCGTGGCGCGGGCCTGCGACAATGGCCAGACCACCCGCTTCGATGCCGCCGGTGCAATCCTACTCGCCAGCGAGAACGCCTTCCGCGCCGCGGGCGAGGCGGTGCAGGCGCTGGGTGGGGCCGGCTACACCACCGACTGGCCGGTGGAACGCTACCTGCGCGACGCGAAGCTGCTGGACATTGGCGCCGGAACGAACGAAATCAGGCGCATGCTGATCGGGAGGGAGCTGATCGGCGCCTGA
- a CDS encoding PAS domain-containing protein, producing the protein MNLYDPQTAPNMSAPRAEFDDEAKRLEVVESFEAEELTSDPELQAIVDFAAQLCGAPVSVVTLLEENQQRFLARKGTEETRTPRGIAFCNHTLGSSDLLEVMDATADERFADNPLVTDPPDIRYYAGQPLVSEEGASLGTLCVIDTKPHAEPLNDFQRRGLEVLAQAALRRLEARRSEIRAQQAIAEREERLRRMIEGVPQIAWSANAEGNFDYFNRRWEERTGAPPPKLADDWRPFVHPDDADEVFAEWERCFAAGEEFESEYRLRMADGRWEWVLSLAVPVSESAGDPVRWFGTLTDIDEVRSALEERDLLAKELSHRIKNIFAVVIGLATLKARKTPEHEPFARDLTQVLRALGRAHEFVRPHQGPVQDSLHGLLASLFSPYDESDGQPRVRVNGFDTPVCARAATPLALVFHELATNSAKYGALSNDAGYVELDAEDRGDAIALTWREHGGPQVEDDGIRGFGSRLVEMSVTGQLQGTWDRHFEPNGLVVELTMAKTALAD; encoded by the coding sequence ATGAACCTCTACGATCCCCAGACCGCTCCGAACATGTCCGCGCCGCGGGCGGAATTCGACGACGAGGCGAAACGCCTCGAGGTGGTCGAGAGCTTCGAAGCCGAAGAACTGACGAGCGATCCGGAACTGCAGGCCATCGTCGATTTCGCCGCCCAGCTGTGCGGCGCGCCGGTTTCGGTGGTGACCTTGCTGGAGGAGAATCAGCAACGTTTCCTCGCCCGCAAGGGGACCGAAGAGACACGGACGCCGCGCGGGATAGCCTTCTGCAACCACACCCTCGGCAGTTCCGACCTGCTGGAGGTGATGGACGCGACCGCAGACGAACGGTTTGCCGACAACCCGCTGGTCACCGATCCGCCGGACATCCGGTATTATGCCGGCCAGCCGCTGGTGTCCGAGGAAGGCGCATCGCTCGGCACACTCTGCGTAATCGACACCAAGCCGCATGCCGAGCCGCTGAACGATTTCCAGCGCCGGGGCCTGGAGGTACTGGCGCAGGCGGCGCTGCGGCGGCTGGAAGCCCGGCGCAGCGAGATTCGCGCCCAGCAGGCGATTGCCGAGCGCGAGGAGCGCCTGCGGCGCATGATCGAGGGCGTGCCGCAGATTGCCTGGTCTGCCAATGCCGAGGGCAACTTCGACTATTTCAACCGTCGCTGGGAAGAGCGCACCGGCGCTCCCCCGCCCAAGCTGGCGGACGACTGGCGCCCATTTGTCCACCCCGATGATGCGGACGAAGTCTTCGCCGAATGGGAGCGCTGTTTCGCCGCCGGCGAGGAGTTCGAGAGCGAATATCGCCTGCGCATGGCCGACGGCCGTTGGGAATGGGTGCTCTCGCTGGCAGTGCCGGTGTCGGAAAGCGCGGGCGATCCCGTGCGCTGGTTCGGCACGCTGACCGATATCGACGAAGTCCGCAGCGCGCTGGAAGAGCGCGATCTGCTGGCGAAAGAACTGTCGCACCGGATCAAGAACATCTTCGCCGTCGTGATCGGCCTTGCCACGCTGAAGGCCCGCAAGACGCCCGAGCACGAGCCGTTTGCCCGGGACCTGACGCAGGTGCTGCGCGCACTCGGCCGGGCGCATGAATTCGTCCGTCCTCACCAAGGTCCCGTCCAGGACAGCCTGCACGGACTGCTGGCCTCCCTGTTCAGCCCCTATGACGAGAGTGACGGCCAGCCGCGGGTGCGGGTGAACGGTTTCGATACGCCGGTATGCGCGCGCGCCGCGACGCCGCTGGCGCTGGTGTTCCACGAACTGGCCACCAATTCCGCCAAGTATGGCGCGCTGTCGAACGACGCCGGCTATGTCGAACTCGACGCCGAGGATCGCGGCGATGCCATCGCCCTGACCTGGCGCGAGCATGGCGGTCCGCAGGTGGAGGACGATGGCATCCGGGGCTTCGGATCGCGGCTCGTGGAAATGAGCGTCACCGGCCAGTTGCAGGGCACCTGGGACCGGCATTTCGAGCCGAACGGGCTGGTCGTCGAACTGACGATGGCGAAAACCGCGCTGGCGGACTGA
- a CDS encoding ATP-binding cassette domain-containing protein, with protein MSGAAPAFLRCEALSKHYDGTRALRDVSLGIAAGEFVALVGASGSGKSTLLKCINRLVEPNEGRVLLDGQDVARSQPARLRRRIGYVFQGIGLFPHMTVGENIALGARLEGQRLDEARIAELLALVELEPEMAARLPAEMSGGQRQRVGVARALATDSHLLLMDEPFGALDPITRGQLGERVRRLHDELGLTTVIVTHDMAEALLLATRVLVMDAGRIVADATPAQLLAGEGGEVAQALVAVPRAQAQALAGIAP; from the coding sequence GTGTCCGGGGCTGCTCCAGCCTTTCTGCGCTGCGAGGCGCTGTCCAAGCATTACGATGGCACGCGGGCGCTGCGCGATGTCTCGCTCGGCATTGCCGCAGGCGAATTCGTGGCGCTGGTCGGCGCATCGGGTTCGGGCAAGTCGACGCTGCTCAAGTGCATCAACCGGCTGGTGGAGCCGAACGAAGGCCGGGTGCTGCTGGACGGGCAAGACGTGGCCAGGAGCCAGCCCGCACGGCTGCGCCGCCGCATCGGCTATGTCTTCCAGGGCATCGGCCTGTTTCCGCACATGACGGTGGGCGAGAACATCGCCCTCGGTGCACGGCTGGAGGGTCAGCGCCTGGACGAGGCGCGCATCGCCGAGCTGCTGGCGCTGGTGGAGCTCGAGCCGGAAATGGCCGCGCGCCTGCCGGCGGAAATGTCGGGCGGTCAGCGCCAGCGTGTGGGCGTCGCGCGCGCGCTGGCGACCGATTCCCACCTGCTGCTGATGGACGAGCCGTTCGGCGCGCTGGACCCGATCACGCGCGGGCAACTGGGCGAGCGCGTGCGCCGCCTGCACGACGAGCTCGGCCTTACCACGGTGATCGTGACGCATGACATGGCCGAGGCGTTGCTGCTGGCCACCCGCGTGCTGGTGATGGACGCCGGACGCATCGTCGCCGATGCCACGCCCGCGCAATTGCTGGCCGGCGAAGGCGGTGAGGTGGCGCAGGCGCTGGTCGCCGTGCCGCGCGCACAGGCGCAGGCCCTGGCGGGGATCGCCCCGTGA
- a CDS encoding glycine betaine ABC transporter substrate-binding protein — MNGLLEALLGLGPQLAEHVLLSAAAVALGIALALPLAVWASRSPPVARVTLGFASLVQTIPALALLALFFPVLLAARAVFGEGLPTLGFLPAWLALALYALLPILRNAVTALTNLDAELIEAADGLGMTGWQRLRLVEAPLAAPFVMAGIRTASVWTIGAATLATTIGQRSLGDPIFAGLQTQNWVLVLAGCIASAGLALVADALFGVVERGFRERRPRVALGGGLLALLGIALASASLLDWRGDNERDTVVIGAKGFSEQYILARAIGMTLEQAGYRVEYREGLGSAVVHNAIASGAIDVSIDYTGTLWTNQLRRTDNPGRQAMYDELVRWEAETSGARVLGRLGFENAYGLAVRQDVAERQGLESIADLAPIAGQLTVGGDPEFFERPEWFAVRDAYDLSFAAQRNFSPTFMYNALQSGEADVISAYTSDGRIAADSLVVLEDPRGAFPNYDAIILLSPTIADDGRLAEALSPLLGAIDVETMREANYMVDREDDKRTPEAAARWLLDAIR; from the coding sequence GTGAACGGGCTGCTCGAAGCGCTGCTGGGGCTAGGCCCGCAACTGGCCGAGCACGTGTTGCTGAGCGCGGCAGCCGTGGCGCTCGGTATCGCGCTGGCCTTGCCGCTGGCGGTCTGGGCCAGCCGTTCGCCTCCGGTCGCCAGGGTCACCCTCGGCTTCGCCAGCCTCGTGCAGACCATCCCCGCGCTGGCGCTGCTGGCCTTGTTCTTCCCCGTGCTGCTGGCTGCCCGCGCCGTGTTCGGCGAGGGGCTGCCGACGCTTGGCTTCCTGCCCGCGTGGCTGGCGCTGGCGCTCTATGCGCTGCTGCCGATCCTGCGCAATGCGGTCACCGCCCTCACCAACCTCGATGCCGAACTGATCGAGGCGGCTGACGGCCTCGGCATGACCGGCTGGCAGCGCTTGCGGCTGGTCGAGGCCCCGCTGGCCGCGCCCTTCGTGATGGCCGGCATCCGCACCGCCAGCGTCTGGACCATCGGCGCGGCGACGCTTGCCACCACCATCGGCCAGCGCAGCCTGGGCGACCCGATCTTCGCCGGCTTGCAGACGCAGAACTGGGTGCTGGTGCTGGCGGGCTGCATCGCGAGCGCGGGCCTGGCGCTGGTGGCCGATGCGCTGTTCGGCGTGGTCGAGCGCGGCTTTCGCGAACGGCGCCCGCGCGTGGCGCTGGGCGGCGGCCTGCTGGCCCTGCTCGGTATCGCCCTTGCCTCAGCGAGCCTGCTCGACTGGCGCGGCGATAACGAACGGGACACGGTGGTAATCGGCGCCAAGGGCTTTTCCGAGCAGTACATTCTCGCCCGCGCCATCGGCATGACGCTGGAGCAGGCCGGTTACCGCGTCGAATATCGCGAGGGGCTGGGATCGGCAGTGGTCCACAATGCCATCGCCAGCGGGGCGATCGACGTGTCCATCGACTACACCGGCACGCTCTGGACCAACCAGCTTCGCCGCACCGACAATCCCGGCCGGCAGGCGATGTATGACGAACTGGTGCGTTGGGAAGCCGAGACCAGCGGCGCACGCGTGCTGGGCCGGCTGGGGTTCGAGAATGCCTATGGGCTGGCAGTGCGGCAGGACGTGGCCGAACGCCAGGGCCTCGAATCCATCGCCGATCTTGCGCCGATTGCGGGCCAGCTGACCGTGGGCGGCGACCCGGAATTCTTCGAGCGACCCGAATGGTTCGCCGTGCGCGATGCCTATGATCTCTCCTTCGCCGCGCAGCGCAATTTCTCGCCCACCTTCATGTATAATGCGCTGCAATCGGGCGAGGCCGACGTGATCAGCGCCTATACCTCGGACGGACGCATCGCGGCGGATAGCCTGGTGGTGCTGGAAGATCCGCGCGGCGCCTTCCCCAACTACGACGCCATCATCCTGCTCTCACCGACCATTGCCGATGACGGGCGGTTGGCAGAGGCGCTCTCCCCGTTGCTGGGTGCAATCGATGTCGAGACGATGCGCGAGGCGAACTATATGGTCGATCGCGAGGACGACAAGCGCACCCCCGAAGCAGCGGCACGCTGGCTGCTGGACGCTATTCGCTGA
- a CDS encoding class I SAM-dependent methyltransferase, with translation MSDLRDEDAKRDLGDTFRRLIANTGPISLMHYMGESNARYYHDKKVLGTSGDFITAPEISQMFGELIGLWLADMWIRAGRTEPVHYVELGPGNGTLARDAQRAMKRYGLEPRMFLIEASRRMRDMQLAQVPDAVHYPDLSQVPLEGPVLVVANEFLDALPVRQLVKTDGGWREVMVALDGDDFVEVPGRQPMDSAVPEARRDAPPGTVIETSPGAASIMFEVAGRLASQGGAALFIDYGHADGRTGSSLQAVKDHQKIGIFDAPGDSDLTVHVDFAQMEQIARSRDARVLGTVTQGEFLTRLGIRDRAEALAEFAPQHREALMRARDRLVAPEQMGELFKVLGLAAPGWPDGAGFSE, from the coding sequence TTGAGCGACCTTCGCGACGAGGATGCCAAGCGCGACCTGGGCGACACCTTCCGTCGCCTGATCGCCAACACCGGGCCCATCAGCCTGATGCATTACATGGGCGAATCCAACGCCCGCTATTACCATGACAAGAAGGTGCTCGGCACCAGCGGCGACTTCATCACTGCGCCCGAAATCAGCCAGATGTTCGGCGAGCTGATCGGGCTGTGGCTGGCCGATATGTGGATTCGCGCGGGCCGGACGGAGCCTGTCCATTACGTCGAGCTTGGCCCCGGCAACGGCACGCTGGCGCGCGACGCGCAGCGGGCGATGAAGCGCTATGGGCTGGAGCCGCGGATGTTCCTGATCGAGGCCTCGCGCCGGATGCGCGACATGCAGCTCGCGCAGGTTCCCGATGCCGTGCACTACCCGGACCTGTCGCAGGTGCCGCTGGAAGGGCCGGTGCTGGTGGTGGCGAACGAGTTTCTCGACGCGCTGCCGGTGCGCCAGCTGGTCAAGACCGACGGCGGTTGGCGCGAGGTGATGGTGGCGCTCGACGGTGACGACTTCGTCGAGGTGCCGGGGCGGCAACCGATGGATTCCGCCGTGCCCGAGGCGCGCCGCGACGCTCCGCCGGGCACCGTGATCGAAACCTCCCCCGGCGCGGCCTCGATCATGTTCGAGGTGGCCGGGCGACTGGCCTCGCAGGGCGGGGCGGCGCTGTTCATCGACTATGGCCATGCCGACGGGCGCACCGGCTCCAGCCTGCAGGCGGTGAAGGACCACCAGAAGATCGGCATTTTCGATGCGCCAGGCGACAGCGACCTGACCGTGCATGTCGATTTCGCGCAGATGGAGCAGATCGCCCGTTCGCGCGATGCCCGGGTGCTGGGCACGGTGACGCAGGGTGAATTCCTCACCCGGCTGGGCATTCGCGACCGCGCCGAAGCACTGGCCGAGTTCGCCCCGCAGCACCGCGAGGCGCTGATGCGCGCGCGTGACCGGCTGGTCGCGCCGGAGCAGATGGGCGAGCTGTTCAAGGTGCTGGGTCTCGCCGCTCCCGGCTGGCCCGACGGTGCAGGTTTCAGCGAATAG
- the lgt gene encoding prolipoprotein diacylglyceryl transferase: MMDMLAVAGSEVLRWSDFNLQTGIDLGFFELKYYSLAYLAGLLLAYWHLSKMIKAPGAPMAQVHVDDLFFYCTLGVILGGRLGYATFYDTSLWTGFVDDSSLVSWKLLRLWDGGMSFHGGLAGVVLAIAWVSWRGGLPFIRVADYISVNVGFGMLFGRLANFINGELWGRPAGPEVPWAMVFPCDARDALGACVDTMMPRHPSQLYQALGEGLTVVVVMLALFWLTRARYRPAMLVGVFTTVISIARFVVEFFREPDAQLAEFAAESGLSMGQWLTIPLILVGLGLVAWSLTREPIASGRKPTIEKPDVEAGEQEAV; the protein is encoded by the coding sequence ATGATGGACATGCTGGCAGTAGCGGGAAGCGAAGTGCTTCGCTGGAGCGACTTCAACCTGCAGACCGGTATCGATCTCGGCTTCTTTGAGCTGAAGTACTACTCGCTTGCCTACCTCGCCGGCCTGCTGCTGGCCTACTGGCACCTGTCGAAGATGATCAAGGCGCCCGGCGCGCCGATGGCGCAGGTGCATGTCGACGACCTGTTCTTCTACTGCACGCTCGGCGTCATCCTCGGCGGTCGACTGGGCTATGCCACCTTCTACGACACCAGCCTGTGGACCGGATTCGTCGACGATTCCTCCTTGGTCAGCTGGAAACTGCTGCGACTGTGGGACGGCGGCATGAGCTTCCATGGCGGCCTGGCCGGTGTGGTGCTGGCGATCGCCTGGGTCAGCTGGCGCGGCGGCCTGCCGTTCATCCGCGTGGCCGACTACATCAGCGTCAACGTCGGCTTCGGCATGCTCTTCGGGCGACTGGCCAACTTCATCAACGGCGAGCTGTGGGGTCGCCCGGCCGGGCCGGAAGTGCCCTGGGCGATGGTCTTCCCCTGCGATGCCCGCGATGCCCTGGGCGCCTGCGTCGACACCATGATGCCGCGCCATCCCAGCCAGCTGTACCAGGCGCTGGGCGAGGGGCTGACCGTGGTCGTGGTGATGCTGGCGTTGTTCTGGCTGACGCGGGCGCGCTATCGCCCGGCCATGCTGGTGGGCGTGTTCACCACGGTGATTTCCATCGCGCGCTTCGTGGTGGAATTCTTTCGCGAACCCGACGCGCAGCTTGCCGAATTCGCTGCCGAGAGCGGTCTCAGCATGGGCCAGTGGCTGACGATCCCGCTGATCCTCGTCGGCCTTGGCCTGGTCGCCTGGTCGCTGACGCGTGAACCGATCGCCAGCGGCCGCAAGCCCACGATCGAGAAGCCCGATGTCGAAGCGGGCGAACAGGAGGCGGTTTGA